One window from the genome of Hippoglossus hippoglossus isolate fHipHip1 chromosome 10, fHipHip1.pri, whole genome shotgun sequence encodes:
- the LOC117769036 gene encoding protocadherin alpha-C2-like isoform X1, whose product MRPDVTMESCRRYVPLVVLVLFSFVRNISTSVSHYSIPEEMKDGSVVANLATDLGLDVKTLNQRKMRLDIIANKKYLDVNKETGELYIVEKIDREYICNTKSSSTCYLKLEVILESPLRIFNIEVEILDVNDNAPQFRRDAIHLDISESTPKGERFSLSNAVDPDVGSNSVKTYHLSESEHFNIEVQTGRDGSKFAELILKKTLDREQQAVHNLILTAVDGGTPARSGTASVIVHVLDTNDNTPTFDEAIHNIKILENSPIGSLVIHLNATDLDEGSNSDIIYSYSLYTSEKTQETFYLNPSTGEITVKGMLNYEDFRIYDMEVIATDHGATSLSGQCTIKILVEDMNDNHPEISIKSFQSPVNENIELDTVIAVVSVSDKDSGDNGVVDLRIPDNMPFKLRESSDNYYELVVSEPLDREKVPEYDVTFTVTDRGSPPLSDNETMTLELLDINDNVPQFPQSFYTIRVMENNAPGALLSSLTAFDPDLHENQYLVYFILEKEIANTSMSMLFSINPENGNLYALKTFDYEIEKEFLFHIEARDSGSPPLSSNVSVHIVIVDQNDNVPVIVSPWRAHGSVVEEKIPRSTDKGSLVAKVIALDTDSVHNSRITYQFLQVTDATLFSLDQYNGEIRTMRMFSYRDPRHQRLVVVAKDNGEPALSATVTIKLSTVETVVKAYSDMTEVPLEYDIFSDLNLYLVIGLGSVSFLLLITILVTIVLKCQKPKPSNAAPPCRNSVISERNSTIADSTLVSNDAYWYSLFLAETRKGKMVVRQPVPKGSRYIVSSIPRGTGLTDTSDSAASTLQVGNQITLKKCPHHLLILSRMLLYTLNIL is encoded by the coding sequence GTACGTGCCGCTCGTggttcttgttcttttttccttcgTTCGTAACATATCGACATCAGTGAGTCATTATTCAATACCCGAGGAAATGAAAGACGGATCAGTTGTAGCAAACCTCGCTACTGATCTCGGCCTGGATGTGAAAACACTGAATCAGAGGAAGATGCGTCTGGATATCATCGCAAATAAGAAATATCTGGATGTGAACAAAGAGACTGGTGAACTGTACATTGTGGAAAAGATTGACAGAGAATATATTTGCAATACAAAGTCGTCATCAACTTGCTATCTTAAACTGGAGGTAATACTAGAAAGCCCATTACGAATATTTAATATAGAGGTGGAAATTTTGGATGTAAACGACAACGCCCCACAATTTAGAAGAGACGCGATACACTTAGACATTTCTGAGTCGACGCCAAAAGGAGAGAGATTCTCTCTCAGTAACGCAGTTGATCCTGATGTCGGGAGCAACTCGGTGAAAACTTACCATCTGAGTGAAAGCgaacattttaatattgaaGTTCAGACCGGAAGAGATGGATCTAAATTTGCTGAATTAATCTTAAAAAAGACTTTAGACCGGGAGCAGCAGGCTGTTCATAATTTAATACTCACAGCTGTAGATGGAGGAACACCTGCTCGTTCTGGTACTGCCAGTGTTATTGTTCACGTTTTAGACACAAATGACAACACTCCTACGTTTGATGAAGCGATtcataatataaaaatactggAGAATTCCCCCATAGGAAGCCTTGTTATTCATCTGAATGCAACGGATTTAGATGAGGGGTCAAACTCTGACATCATTTACTCATATAGTTTATATAcgtcagagaaaacacaggaaacattttatcTGAATCCTTCCACTGGTGAAATTACTGTCAAGGGAATGTTAAACTATGAGGACTTCAGGATTTATGATATGGAAGTTATAGCAACCGACCACGGAGCCACTAGTTTATCAGGACAATGTACCATAAAGATTCTGGTCGAAGACATGAATGACAACCACCCAGAAATATCTATTAAATCATTTCAGAGTCCAGTCAATGAAAACATAGAATTAGACACAGTGATCGCTGTGGTTAGTGTCAGTGATAAAGACTCTGGTGACAATGGAGTGGTTGATCTTCGTATTCCAGATAATATGCCTTTCAAACTGAGAGAATCCTCTGATAACTATTATGAATTAGTGGTGTCAGAGCCGTTAGACCGTGAGAAGGTTCCTGAATATGACGTCACTTTCACCGTCACAGACAGAGGTTCTCCTCCTTTATCTGACAACGAAACTATGACTTTAGAGCTGCTGGATATTAATGACAATGTTCCACAGTTCCCTCAGTCGTTTTATACGATACGTGTGATGGAGAATAATGCACCTGGGGCCTTGCTCAGTTCACTCACTGCCTTTGACCCTGACCTCCATGAAAACCAGTATCTGGTTTATTTCATTCTAGAGAAGGAGATAGCCAACACCTCCATGTCCATGCTGTTCTCCATCAACCCAGAGAACGGTAATCTTTACGCACTGAAAACTTTTGACTATGAGATCGAGAAGGAGTTTCTTTTCCACATCGAGGCCAGAGACTCTGGTTCTCCTCCACTCAGCAGTAACGTCAGCGTCCATATTGTTATTGTGGACCAGAACGACAACGTTCCGGTTATCGTGTCTCCGTGGCGCGCGCACGGCTcggtggtggaggagaagatcCCCAGATCCACAGATAAAGGCTCTCTAGTTGCCAAGGTGATCGCACTTGACACAGACTCGGTGCACAACTCTCGGATTACTTACCAGTTTCTACAGGTGACTGACGCCACATTGTTCAGTCTGGACCAATACAACGGAGAGATCCGGACTATGAGGATGTTCAGTTACAGAGATCCGCGCCACCAGAGACTGGTTGTTGTTGCCAAGGACAACGGGGAGCCCGCTCTCTCTGCCACAGTCACCATCAAGCTGTCCACAGTGGAGACTGTCGTTAAGGCCTACTCTGACATGACTGAGGTGCCTCTAGAGTACGACATCTTCTCAGACCTAAACCTGTATTTGGTGATCGGTCTGGGCTCCGTGTCGTTTCTCCTGCTCATCACCATATTGGTCACCATCGTGCTCAAGTGTCAGAAACCCAAGCCCAGCAATGCGGCTCCTCCCTGCAGGAACAGTGTGATCAGTGAAAGGAACTCCACCATCGCAGATTCCACTCTGGTCTCCAACGATGCCTACTGGTACAGTCTGTTTCTGGCAGAGACCAGGAAAGGAAAGATGGTGGTCAGACAGCCTGTGCCAAAGGGCTCCAGATACATCGTGTCCAGTATACCGAGGGGCACAGGACTCACAGACACTAGCGACTCAGCAGCATCTACTCTGCAGGTAGGAAATCAAATTACACTTAAAAAATGCCCACatcatttattaatattgagcCGTATGTTGCTATATACTCTGAACATTTTGTAG
- the LOC117769827 gene encoding protocadherin alpha-8-like, whose protein sequence is MGQRRGIYAWWVAFRFSVMLSCVMRVSAQIKYSVPEEVKVGSIVGNVAKDLGLDITSLDERRFRIVSGTEDSQFEVHQNNGVLYVRKSIDREELCESASPCVVNLKMVAENPMEIHYVAVEIVDVNDHSPSFQEEEHVLEMAESTLPGKRFQLPTAHDPDVGINTVRVYKLNHNEYFSTQIRETGDDKIPFLVLQKSLDREKHNEHKLILTAVDGGNPPRSGTLNVTVIVLDSNDNHPIFSQEVYSVTVPENVKAETSVITVTATDLDESANGDIEYVFGGKIDRKIYNMFVLDKDTGEIRVKGEIDFEKNEVFKLNVHATDKGQPPMSTDCRVIIKVLDENDNKPEIEVTSLSNMVSEDSKPGTVVSLISITDRDAGLNGKVICKLSDNVPFELKPSFQDNMYSLVLKNGLDRELVSHYDIELTATDCGQPPLSTLKTLSIDVSDVNDNNPQFLQNPIELYLVENNVPGNIIFSVTASDKDLNENAALTYNIVRGEGSQVKNAAFLSINSDNGQISALKSFDFESVKTFKFHVVASDSGTPSLSSNVTVNVFILDQNDNAPVILYPVSSNGSAEGVEEIPRNVNAGHLVTKVRAYDADIGYNGWLLFSLQQVTDHSLFGLDRYTGQIRTLRSFTETDEAEHKLLILVKDNGNVSLSATATVIVKVVEPKEAFAASDVKSSTKADEDSNVTFYLMITVGSVSALFLVSIIVLISMQCSKSTDFTSKYLPEPNYDGTLCHSIQYRSGDKRYMLVGPRMSIGSTIVPGSHANTLMLPDRRCATGEVRNVLISN, encoded by the coding sequence ATGGGACAAAGACGAGGAATATACGCCTGGTGGGTGGCCTTCCGTTTTTCTGTGATGCTGAGCTGCGTGATGCGGGTTTCAGCTCAGATCAAATATTCTGTtccagaggaagtgaaggtggGATCTATTGTTGGAAATGTTGCAAAGGATCTAGGACTCGACATCACTTCATTGGACGAAAGACGCTTTCGTATCGTCTCCGGAACAGAAGATTCTCAGTTTGAAGTACATCAGAACAATGGCGTGTTGTATGTGCGTAAAAGCATCGACCGAGAGGAGCTCTGTGAAAGCGCTTCGCCGTGCGTAGTCAACCTGAAAATGGTCGCTGAGAATCCTATGGAAATACATTATGTGGCAGTGGAAATCGTTGATGTAAACGACCATTCACCAAGTTTTCAGGAGGAAGAACATGTATTAGAAATGGCTGAGTCTACTCTTCCCGGTAAACGCTTCCAATTACCAACAGCGCACGACCCAGATGTTGGCATCAATACAGTACGTGTTTATAAATTAAACCACAATGAATATTTTAGCACACAGATTCGAGAGACAGGAGATGACAAGATACCATTCTTAGTTTTACAAAAGTCTCTAGATCGAGAGAAACATAATGAACACAAACTGATACTGACAGCGGTTGATGGTGGAAATCCTCCGAGATCAGGGACTCTTAATGTCACAGTCATAGTCTTAGATTCAAACGATAATCATCCGATATTTAGCCAAGAGGTGTATTCAGTAACAGTAcctgaaaatgtcaaagctgAAACAAGTGTAATTACAGTAACCGCAACTGATCTGGATGAAAGTGCAAATGGAGATATTGAATATGTGTTTGGTGGTAAAATTGACCGGAAAATATATAACATGTTTGTCTTAGATAAAGACACTGGTGAAATTCGAGTAAAGGGAGAAATTGACTTTGAGAAGAATGAGGTTTTTAAGTTAAATGTCCATGCCACTGACAAAGGACAACCTCCAATGAGCACTGATTGCAGAGTGATAATCAAAGTTCTGGACGAAAATGACAACAAACCTGAGATAGAGGTGACGTCGCTGTCAAATATGGTGTCTGAAGACTCTAAACCCGGGACGGTGGTTTCTCTCATTAGTATTACTGACAGAGACGCTGGTTTAAACGGGAAAGTCATATGTAAACTTTCAGATAATGTGCCATTCGAGTTAAAACCGTCATTTCAAGATAACATGTACTCGTTAGTTTTGAAAAATGGTTTGGATCGAGAATTAGTGTCACATTATGACATTGAACTCACAGCGACAGACTGTGGGCAGCCTCCCCTGTCTACATTAAAAACTCTGAGTATTGACGTATCAGACGTGAATGATAACAACCCTCAGTTTCTGCAGAATCCAATCGAACTTTACCTGGTGGAAAATAACGTGCCAggaaatattatattttctgtgaCAGCTTCGGATAAAGACTTGAATGAAAACGCGGCTTTAACTTATAATATTGTAAGAGGGGAAGGTAGTCAAGTTAAAAATGCTGCATTTTTAAGTATAAACTCAGATAATGGTCAAATATCAGCGCTGAAAAGTTTCGACTTTGAATCTGTGAAAACGTTCAAGTTCCACGTTGTAGCGTCAGATTCTGGAACTCCGTCACTGAGCAGCAACGTCACAGTGAACGTGTTCATTCTGGATCAGAACGACAACGCTCCAGTCATCCTGTATCCAGTCAGCTCCAACGGTTCTGCTGAAGGTGTGGAGGAGATTCCCCGCAATGTGAACGCAGGACACTTGGTGACTAAAGTCAGAGCCTATGACGCTGATATAGGATATAACGGCTGGttactgttttcactgcagcaagTTACTGACCACAGTCTCTTTGGCTTGGACCGCTATACAGGACAGATCAGAACACTTCGCTCattcacagagacagatgagGCTGAGCACAAGCTGCTCATACTGGTCAAAGACAATGGGAACGTGTCACTCTCAGCAACAGCTACTGTCATTGTCAAAGTTGTGGAGCCCAAAGAAGCTTTTGCAGCTTCTGATGTTAAAAGTTCaacaaaagcagatgaggaCAGTAATGTGACTTTTTACCTGATGATAACTGTGGGCtcagtttcagctctttttctcGTCAGTATCATCGTGCTGATTTCAATGCAGTGCTCAAAGTCCACAGACTTCACTTCTAAATATCTACCAGAGCCTAATTATGATGGGACACTGTGTCACAGCATCCAGTACAGATCTGGAGACAAACGCTACATGTTAGTTGGACCCAGGATGAGTATAGGATCTACTATAGTCCCAGGAAGCCATGCCAATACACTAATGCTGCCTGACAGGAGGTGTGCAACTGGAGAGGTAAGAAATGTTTTGATTTCGAATTAA
- the LOC117769037 gene encoding LOW QUALITY PROTEIN: protocadherin alpha-C2-like (The sequence of the model RefSeq protein was modified relative to this genomic sequence to represent the inferred CDS: deleted 1 base in 1 codon), translating to MAHDIQRVFWRRYVYAFLFVAVITTTVSAVNHYSVPEEMEEGSVVANLATDLGLDVKTLNRRKMRVDAVGNKKYLDINKETGELFILERIDRELLCPLKTTTSCFLKLDATIENPIRMFNIEVEITDINDNAPHFRRGTMHLDISESSPIGERFSLNNAADSDVGTNSVKDYHLSSSEHFSIEIQTGRDGTKFADLILKKALDREKQTVHNLILTAVDGGVPTRTGTASVVVRVLDVNDNAPSFDKDRYVVHVMENSPIGSLVIKLNATDLDEGSNSDIVYSYSLYTSERTQNVFNLNSGNGEITVKEMINYEDIKLYEMEVIASDKGQNSLSGQCKLTIQVTDMNDNHPEISIKSFQSPIKENVPIDTVIAVVSVSDKDSGDNGVVDLRIPDNMPFKLRESSDNCYELVVSEPLDREKVPEYDVTFTVTDRGSPPLSDNETMTLELLDINDNVPQFPQSFYTIRVMENNAPGALLSSLTAFDPDLHENQYLVYFILEKEIANTSMSMLFSINPENGNLYALKTFDYEIEKEFLFHIEARDSGSPPLSSNVTVHIVIVDQNDNVPVIVSPWRAHGSVVEEKIPRSTDKGSLVAKVIALDTDSVHNSRITYQFLQVTDATLFSLDQYNGEIRTMRMFSYRDPRHQRLVVVAKDNGEPALSATVTIKLSTVETVVKAYSDMTEVPLEYDIFSDLNLYLVIGLGSVSFLLLITILVTIVLKCQKPKPSNAAPSCRNSVISERNSTIADSTLVSNDAYWYSLFLAETRKGKMVVRQPVPKGSRYIVSSIPRGTGLTDTSDSAASTLQGSTTSSGSRSST from the exons ATGGCGCATGATATACAGCGCGTGTTCTGGAGACGGTACGTTTACGCATTTCTTTTTGTCGCTGTCATCACGACCACGGTCTCCGCCGTCAACCACTATTCAGTTCCCGAAGAAATGGAGGAAGGATCTGTCGTCGCTAACTTAGCAACGGATTTGGGGTTGGACGTGAAGACCCTGAATAGAAGGAAAATGCGCGTTGACGCTGTTGGCAACAAAAAATATCTCGACATCAACAAAGAGACCGGAGAGCTGTTTATACTGGAAAGAATAGACAGAGAGTTGTTATGCCCACTGAAGACAACCACGTCTTGCTTTCTTAAATTAGACGCTACGATTGAAAATCCAATACGAATGTTTAATATTGAGGTCGAAATCACGGACATTAATGATAACGCTCCTCATTTCCGACGAGGAACGATGCACTTGGACATCTCTGAATCCAGCCCCATTGGAGAGAGGTTCTCGCTGAATAACGCTGCGGATTCAGATGTTGGAACGAATTCTGTGAAGGATTACCACCTGAGCTCAAGTGAACACTTCTCTATTGAAATTCAAACGGGGAGAGATGGGACGAAATTTGCTGATTTGATACTTAAAAAAGCTTtagacagagagaagcagactGTTCATAATCTAATACTGACTGCTGTGGACGGTGGAGTTCCCACGCGCACAGGTACAGCCAGCGTCGTTGTTCGTGTGCTCGATGTGAATGACAACGCCCCTTCGTTTGACAAAGACAGATACGttgtgcatgtgatggagaacTCACCGATTGGAAGTCTAGTGATCAAACTAAACGCCACTGATTTAGATGAAGGCTCCAACTCTGATATTGTTTATTCATATAGTTTGTATACATCAGAGAgaacacaaaatgtgtttaaccTGAATTCAGGAAACGGTGAAATCACAGTGAAAGAGATGATTAATTATGAAGATATTAAACTTTATGAAATGGAGGTTATTGCCAGTGATAAAGGACAAAACTCCTTATCTGGACAGTGTAAGCTGACGATACAGGTGACAGATATGAATGATAATCATCCAGAAATTTCCATTAAATCCTTTCAGAGTCCGATCAAAGAAAATGTACCAATAGACACAGTGATAGCTGTGGTTAGTGTCAGTGATAAAGACTCTGGTGACAATGGAGTGGTTGATCTTCGTATTCCAGATAATATGCCTTTCAAACTGAGAGAATCCTCTGATAACTGTTATGAATTAGTGGTGTCAGAGCCGTTAGACCGTGAGAAGGTTCCTGAATATGACGTCACTTTCACCGTCACAGACAGAGGTTCTCCTCCTTTATCTGACAATGAAACTATGACTTTAGAGCTGCTGGATATTAATGATAATGTTCCACAGTTCCCACAGTCGTTTTATACGATACGTGTGATGGAGAATAACGCACCTGGGGCCTTGCTCAGTTCACTCACTGCCTTTGACCCTGACCTCCATGAAAACCAGTATCTGGTTTATTTCATCCTAGAGAAGGAGATAGCCAACACCTCCATGTCCATGCTGTTCTCCATC AACCCAGAGAACGGTAATCTTTACGCACTGAAAACTTTTGACTATGAGATCGAGAAGGAGTTTCTTTTCCACATCGAGGCCAGAGACTCTGGTTCTCCTCCACTCAGCAGTAACGTCACTGTCCATATTGTTATTGTGGACCAGAATGACAATGTTCCGGTTATCGTGTCTCCGTGGCGCGCGCACGGCTcggtggtggaggagaagatcCCCAGATCCACCGATAAAGGCTCTCTGGTTGCCAAGGTGATCGCTTTAGACACGGACTCAGTTCACAACTCTCGGATTACCTACCAGTTTCTACAGGTGACTGACGCCACCTTGTTCAGTCTGGACCAGTACAACGGAGAGATCCGGACTATGAGGATGTTCAGTTACAGAGATCCGCGCCACCAGAGACTGGTTGTTGTTGCCAAGGACAACGGGGAGCCCGCTCTCTCTGCTACAGTTACCATCAAGCTGTCCACAGTGGAGACTGTCGTTAAGGCCTACTCTGACATGACTGAGGTGCCTCTAGAGTACGACATCTTCTCAGACCTAAACCTGTATTTGGTGATCGGTCTGGGCTCTGTGTCGTTTCTCCTGCTCATCACCATATTGGTCACCATCGTGCTCAAATGTCAGAAACCCAAGCCCAGCAATGCGGCTCCTTCCTGCAGGAACAGTGTGATCAGTGAGAGGAACTCCACCATCGCAGATTCCACTCTGGTCTCCAACGATGCCTACTGGTACAGTCTGTTTCTGGCAGAGACCCGGAAAGGAAAGATGGTGGTCAGACAGCCTGTGCCAAAGGGCTCCAGATACATTGTGTCCAGTATACCGAGAGGCACAGGACTCACAGACACTAGCGACTCAGCAGCTTCTACTTTGCAG GGCTCCACCACCAGCAGCGGCAGCCGCAGCTCCACGTAA
- the LOC117769040 gene encoding protocadherin alpha-3-like — protein sequence MATSDSKGQRLDVWIFFCLALLVVIQLDGISAQIRYSIQEEVKLGTPVGNVAKDLGLDLGRLVERNLRVVSGTKQDLFKVNARDGVLLVNQRVDREELCAKTSPCVANLKAVVENPLEMHQVIVEIIDVNDNSPKFPEENYTLEVLESAVVGSRFQMEGAHDLDVGLNSLQSYKLSNNQYFRLETEESGEDGKVPFLILQRPLDREHTTQHWLQLTASDGGKPSKSGAINITVIVSDINDNSPVCHKQKYTVTIKENAPAGTFLLTVNATDSDEGINGEIEYSLRGKLRGLSSEPFDLDRRTGRLTVKGGLDYEEKQVYEIKVLAADKGAVSLSTHCNVVVRVEDVNDNHPEIEITSLSSRIPEDAPLGTVVALMGVTDLDSGVNGQVVCSVPGHLPFDLKPSPDGQSYSLITRDYLDKETMHMYEIKITAKDLGSPALSSTKVIQVEVLDVNDNRPLFTETPYTFYVPENNKAGMSIFSVRATDADGGENAAVTYSLDRKSPGPTVTSFLNINEANGTILALKSFDFETVKTFKFHVVASDSGTPSLSSNVTVNVFILDQNDNAPVILYPVSSNGSAEGVEEIPRNVNAGHLVTKVRAYDADIGYNGWLLFSLQQVTDHSLFGLDRYTGQIRTLRSFTETDEAEHKLLILVKDNGNVSLSATATVIVKVVEPKEAFAASDVKSSTKADEDTNVTFYLMITVGSVSALFLVSIIVLISMQCSKSTDFTSKYLPEPNYDGTLCHSIQYRSGDKRYMLVGPRMSIGSTIVPGSHANTLMLPDRRGTSGELDPG from the exons ATGGCGACATCGGACAGCAAAGGACAGCGACTGGAtgtgtggattttcttttgtctggCGCTGCTGGTTGTGATTCAACTGGATGGAATCTCTGCTCAAATCCGGTATTCCATCCAGGAAGAAGTGAAATTAGGGACGCCAGTGGGAAACGTGGCCAAAGACCTTGGATTAGATCTTGGGCGACTGGTGGAAAGGAACCTCCGTGTCGTGTCAGGAACAAAGCAGGATCTGTTTAAGGTAAATGCGAGAGATGGGGTTTTGTTGGTAAACCAGCGAGtggacagagaggagctgtgCGCAAAAACCTCTCCGTGCGTCGCAAATCTGAAAGCGGTGGTCGAAAATCCCCTCGAGATGCATCAAGTTATAGTTGAAATAATCGATGTAAACGACAACTCGCCGAAATTCCCCGAAGAAAACTACACATTGGAGGTACTGGAGTCCGCCGTCGTGGGATCTCGATTTCAAATGGAAGGAGCCCACGACTTGGATGTTGGTTTGAATTCCTTACAGTCATATAAGCTGAGCAACAACCAGTATTTTCgactggaaacagaggaatCTGGGGAGGATGGAAAAGTGCCATTCCTGATTTTACAACGACCTCTGGATAGAGAACACACAACTCAACACTGGTTACAATTAACAGCGTCAGATGGAGGGAAACCATCGAAATCTGGCGCAATTAATATCACCGTTATTGTGTCAGACATTAATGATAACTCACCCGTGTGTCATAAACAGAAATACACCGTGACAATAAAGGAAAACGCACCTGCAGGGACATTCCTTCTGACAGTGAATGCAACAGACTCGGATGAGGGTATAAACGGTGAGATAGAGTATTCTCTGAGGGGTAAACTCAGAGGCCTGTCTTCTGAGCCGTTTGATTTGGATCGTAGAACTGGCAGACTAACAGTGAAAGGAGGCCTCGATTACGAAGAGAAGCAGGTCTACGAGATTAAGGTGCTGGCTGCGGACAAAGGGGCCGTGTCTCTGTCCACACACTGCAACGTGGTGGTTAGAGTGGAAGACGTGAATGATAACCATCCCGAGATAGAGATCACGTCCCTCTCCAGTCGCATTCCAGAGGACGCACCTCTTGGCACGGTGGTGGCGTTGATGGGTGTGACGGACTTGGACTCGGGTGTGAATGGACAGGTCGTGTGCAGTGTGCCTGGACATTTGCCTTTTGACTTAAAGCCATCCCCCGACGGACAGTCATACTCTTTGATCACCAGGGACTACCTGGATAAGGAAACAATGCACATGTATGAGATCAAGATAACAGCTAAAGATTTAGGGAGCCCCGCACTGTCATCTACCAAGGTGATACAGGTGGAGGTGCTAGACGTCAATGATAACAGACCTTTGTTCACTGAGACTCCATACACTTTTTATGTGCCTGAAAATAACAAGGCTGGAATGTCAATTTTTTCAGTGCGTGCCACTGATGCCGATGGAGGTGAAAATGCAGCAGTCACATATTCACTCGACCGGAAGAGTCCAGGTCCCACTGTAACctcctttttaaatataaacgaaGCCAATGGCACGATTTTAGCGCTGAAAAGTTTCGACTTTGAAACTGTGAAAACGTTCAAGTTCCACGTTGTTGCGTCAGATTCTGGAACTCCGTCACTGAGCAGCAACGTCACAGTGAACGTGTTCATTCTGGATCAGAACGACAACGCTCCAGTCATCCTGTATCCAGTCAGCTCGAACGGTTCTGCTGAAGGTGTGGAGGAGATTCCCCGCAATGTGAACGCTGGACACTTGGTGACTAAAGTCAGAGCCTATGACGCTGATATAGGATATAACGGCTGGttactgttttcactgcagcaagTTACTGACCACAGTCTCTTTGGTTTGGACCGCTATACAGGACAGATCAGAACACTTCGCtcattcacagagacagacgaggcTGAGCACAAACTGCTCATACTGGTCAAAGACAATGGGAACGTGTCACTCTCAGCAACAGCTACTGTCATCGTCAAAGTTGTGGAGCCCAAAGAAGCTTTTGCAGCTTCTGATGTGAAAAGTTCaacaaaagcagatgaggaCACTAATGTGACTTTTTACCTGATGATAACTGTGGGCtcagtttcagctctttttctcGTCAGTATCATCGTGCTGATTTCAATGCAGTGCTCAAAGTCCACAGACTTCACTTCAAAATATCTACCAGAGCCTAATTATGATGGGACACTGTGTCACAGCATCCAGTACAGATCTGGAGACAAACGCTACATGTTAGTTGGACCCAGGATGAGTATCGGATCTACTATAGTCCCAGGAAGCCATGCCAATACACTAATGCTGCCTGACAGGAGAGGGACATCTGGAGag TTGGACCCAGGATGA
- the LOC117769828 gene encoding protocadherin gamma-A4-like: protein MNDNHPEISIKSFQSPVNENIELDTVIAVVSVSDKDSGDNGVVDLRIPDNMPFKLRESSDNYYELVVSEPLDREKVPEYDVTFTVTDRGSPPLSDNETMTLELLDINDNVPQFPQSFYTIRVMKNNAPGALLSSLTAFDPDLHENQYLVYFILEKEIANTSMSMLFSINPENGNLYALKTFDYEIEKEFLFHIEARDSGSPPLSSNVTVHIVIVDQNDNVPVIVSPWRAHGSVVEEKIPRSTDKGSLVAKVIGLGSVSFLLLITILVTIVLKCQKPKPSNAAPPCRNSVISERNSTIADSTLVSNDAYWYSLFLAETRKGKMVVRQPVPKGSRYIVSSIPRGTGLTDTSDSAASTLQRRR from the exons ATGAATGACAACCACCCAGAAATATCTATTAAATCATTTCAGAGTCCAGTCAATGAAAACATAGAATTAGACACAGTGATCGCTGTAGTTAGTGTCAGTGATAAAGACTCTGGTGACAATGGAGTGGTTGATCTTCGTATTCCAGATAATATGCCTTTCAAACTGAGAGAATCCTCTGATAACTATTATGAATTAGTGGTGTCAGAGCCGTTGGACCGTGAGAAGGTTCCTGAATATGACGTCACTTTCACCGTCACAGACAGAGGTTCTCCTCCTTTATCTGACAACGAAACTATGACTTTAGAGCTGCTGGATATTAATGACAATGTTCCACAGTTCCCTCAGTCATTTTATACGATACGTGTGATGAAGAATAACGCACCTGGGGCCTTGCTCAGTTCACTCACTGCCTTTGACCCTGACCTCCATGAAAACCAGTATCTGGTTTATTTCATTCTAGAGAAGGAGATAGCCAACACCTCCATGTCCATGCTGTTCTCCATCAACCCAGAGAACGGTAATCTTTACGCACTGAAAACTTTTGACTATGAGATCGAGAAGGAGTTTCTTTTCCACATCGAGGCCAGAGACTCTGGTTCTCCTCCACTCAGCAGTAACGTCACCGTCCATATTGTTATTGTGGACCAGAACGACAACGTTCCGGTTATCGTGTCTCCGTGGCGCGCGCACGGCTcggtggtggaggagaagatcCCCAGATCCACAGATAAAGGCTCTCTGGTTGCCAAG GTGATCGGTCTGGGCTCCGTGTCGTTTCTCCTGCTCATCACCATATTGGTCACCATCGTGCTCAAGTGTCAGAAACCCAAGCCCAGCAATGCGGCTCCTCCCTGCAGGAACAGTGTGATCAGTGAGAGGAACTCCACCATCGCAGATTCCACTCTGGTCTCCAACGATGCCTACTGGTACAGTCTGTTTCTGGCAGAGACCCGGAAAGGAAAGATGGTGGTCAGACAGCCTGTGCCAAAGGGCTCCAGATACATCGTGTCCAGTATACCGAGAGGCACAGGACTCACAGACACTAGCGACTCAGCAGCTTCTACTCTGCAG AGAAGGAGATAG